The following proteins come from a genomic window of Rutidosis leptorrhynchoides isolate AG116_Rl617_1_P2 chromosome 10, CSIRO_AGI_Rlap_v1, whole genome shotgun sequence:
- the LOC139871680 gene encoding uncharacterized protein isoform X2, translated as MELNIQEAIKAKEIAEKLFAAKDYAGAKRSAIKAQALCPQLEGIAHMVATFEIYAAAESKINGEIDLYSILGLDPSAKRYVLKRQYKKMALLLHPDKNKTTGADEAFKIVSEAWAVLSNNAKRRSYDVRRNYNLLAAVDRSNMSSSGVVSDTFWTVCTSCFVQYEYLRKYVNKQLTCKNCRGVFDAIETGVAPVAYCPWSTTNNGFTNHSYNATNYSSPVFSVPNGPEFSYNLSFQRNTSSISDPNGYACNSVPKVNGKHLVRPRKKRNIDVVDAHRTTNGDTASMMELDEGVNNALNGSYLVNPVFDSRKLLIDKARSVIRAKLGEIKLATKAEKNGNMTKKTIIVPDPDFHDFDTYRTEEVFKAKQIWAIYDEEDEMPRIYCLIREILSVKPFRVYISYLNSKTDTEFGTVKWIESGFTKSCGSFRVFHSDVVDQINIFSHLLGRDKVGRGGCVRIYPKTGDIWAVYKNWSEKWNRKTPKEVIHQYEMVEVVDNYSEEHGVRVASLVKLDWYKTVYKRNPDEHAVRWISRGEMLRFSHQLFAPAGDLVRRCLDAVVTLRGYHLNHKAAFAWCSYS; from the exons ATGGAATTGAACATACAAGAAGCTATTAAAGCTAAAGAAATTGCAGAGAAGCTATTTGCTGCTAAAGATTATGCAGGTGCCAAACGGTCTGCTATAAAGGCTCAAGCTTTATGTCCCCAATTGGAGGGTATTGCGCACATGGTGGCTACTTTTGAAATATACGCAGCTGCCGAGTCAAAAATAAATGGTGAAATCGACTTGTACTCAATTCTTGGATTGGACCCATCTGCAAAGAGATACGTGCTAAAACGACAGTACAAAAAGATGGCTCTCCTTTTGCACCCAGACAAAAATAAGACTACTGGGGCTGATGAAGCCTTTAAGATCGTGTCAGAAGCATGGGCGGTTTTATCCAATAATGCCAAACGAAGATCGTATGATGTTAGGAGAAATTATAACTTGTTGGCTGCGGTTGACCGGTCAAACATGTCTTCTTCTGGGGTTGTTTCAGACACGTTTTGGACCGTGTGCACGTCTTGTTTCGTCCAGTATGAATATCTTCGAAAATATGTGAATAAGCAGCTTACTTGTAAAAACTGTCGTGGCGTTTTTGATGCTATTGAAACAGGTGTAGCTCCAGTCGCATATTGCCCGTGGTCTACAACTAATAACGGGTTCACAAACCATTCGTACAACGCAACTAATTACAGCTCACCAGTTTTTAGTGTCCCAAATGGGCCCGAGTTCAGCTACAATTTGTCGTTTCAGAGGAATACGTCTAGTATTTCAGACCCTAATGGATATGCGTGTAATTCTGTTCCAAAAGTGAACGGGAAGCATCTTGTTAGGCCCCGTAAGAAAAGAAACATTGATGTCGTAGATGCGCATCGGACCACAAACGGTGACACCGCTTCAATGATGGAACTGGATGAAGGTGTAAATAACGCACTAAACGGGTCCTATTTGGTTAACCCTGTTTTCGATTCTAGGAAATTGTTAATCGATAAAGCACGATCGGTGATTCGAGCCAAGTTGGGGGAAATAAAGTTAGCTACAAAAGCTGAAAAGAACGGGAACATGACGAAAAAGACGATAATCGTCCCCGACCCAGATTTTCATGATTTTGATACATATAGAACAGAGGAAGTATTTAAGGCAAAACAAATATGGGCGATTTATGACGAAGAAGACGAGATGCCTCGTATTTACTGTTTGATTCGTGAAATTCTTTCTGTCAAACCGTTTCGGGTTTATATCAGCTACCTAAATTCAAAAACCGACACTGAATTTGGTACTGTGAAGTGGATTGAATCCGGATTTACTAAATCTTGTGGAAGTTTTAGGGTTTTTCACTCGGATGTTGTTGACCAAATCAACATATTTTCTCATCTTTTGGGTCGAGATAAGGTTGGTAGAGGTGGTTGTGTTAGGATATACCCGAAAACAGGCGATATTTGGGCTGTGTACAAAAATTGGTCAGAAAAATGGAACCGAAAAACACCAAAAGAAGTGATTCATCAGTACGAAATGGTGGAGGTTGTCGATAATTATTCTGAAGAACATGGGGTCCGTGTAGCTTCGTTGGTCAAGTTAGACTGGTACAAGACGGTTTACAAAAGGAACCCGGATGAGCATGCGGTTCGGTGGATTTCGAGGGGAGAAATGTTGCGGTTTTCGCACCAG TTATTTGCTCCAGCTGGTGACTTAGTTCGCAGGTGCCTGGATGCGGTTGTTACACTAAGAGGTTACCATTTGAATCATAAAGCTGCATTTGCTTGGTGCTCTTATAGCTAA
- the LOC139871680 gene encoding uncharacterized protein isoform X1, with translation MELNIQEAIKAKEIAEKLFAAKDYAGAKRSAIKAQALCPQLEGIAHMVATFEIYAAAESKINGEIDLYSILGLDPSAKRYVLKRQYKKMALLLHPDKNKTTGADEAFKIVSEAWAVLSNNAKRRSYDVRRNYNLLAAVDRSNMSSSGVVSDTFWTVCTSCFVQYEYLRKYVNKQLTCKNCRGVFDAIETGVAPVAYCPWSTTNNGFTNHSYNATNYSSPVFSVPNGPEFSYNLSFQRNTSSISDPNGYACNSVPKVNGKHLVRPRKKRNIDVVDAHRTTNGDTASMMELDEGVNNALNGSYLVNPVFDSRKLLIDKARSVIRAKLGEIKLATKAEKNGNMTKKTIIVPDPDFHDFDTYRTEEVFKAKQIWAIYDEEDEMPRIYCLIREILSVKPFRVYISYLNSKTDTEFGTVKWIESGFTKSCGSFRVFHSDVVDQINIFSHLLGRDKVGRGGCVRIYPKTGDIWAVYKNWSEKWNRKTPKEVIHQYEMVEVVDNYSEEHGVRVASLVKLDWYKTVYKRNPDEHAVRWISRGEMLRFSHQVPSWLLNGQGVNLPDGCWDLDPAATPEELLRATVNEES, from the coding sequence ATGGAATTGAACATACAAGAAGCTATTAAAGCTAAAGAAATTGCAGAGAAGCTATTTGCTGCTAAAGATTATGCAGGTGCCAAACGGTCTGCTATAAAGGCTCAAGCTTTATGTCCCCAATTGGAGGGTATTGCGCACATGGTGGCTACTTTTGAAATATACGCAGCTGCCGAGTCAAAAATAAATGGTGAAATCGACTTGTACTCAATTCTTGGATTGGACCCATCTGCAAAGAGATACGTGCTAAAACGACAGTACAAAAAGATGGCTCTCCTTTTGCACCCAGACAAAAATAAGACTACTGGGGCTGATGAAGCCTTTAAGATCGTGTCAGAAGCATGGGCGGTTTTATCCAATAATGCCAAACGAAGATCGTATGATGTTAGGAGAAATTATAACTTGTTGGCTGCGGTTGACCGGTCAAACATGTCTTCTTCTGGGGTTGTTTCAGACACGTTTTGGACCGTGTGCACGTCTTGTTTCGTCCAGTATGAATATCTTCGAAAATATGTGAATAAGCAGCTTACTTGTAAAAACTGTCGTGGCGTTTTTGATGCTATTGAAACAGGTGTAGCTCCAGTCGCATATTGCCCGTGGTCTACAACTAATAACGGGTTCACAAACCATTCGTACAACGCAACTAATTACAGCTCACCAGTTTTTAGTGTCCCAAATGGGCCCGAGTTCAGCTACAATTTGTCGTTTCAGAGGAATACGTCTAGTATTTCAGACCCTAATGGATATGCGTGTAATTCTGTTCCAAAAGTGAACGGGAAGCATCTTGTTAGGCCCCGTAAGAAAAGAAACATTGATGTCGTAGATGCGCATCGGACCACAAACGGTGACACCGCTTCAATGATGGAACTGGATGAAGGTGTAAATAACGCACTAAACGGGTCCTATTTGGTTAACCCTGTTTTCGATTCTAGGAAATTGTTAATCGATAAAGCACGATCGGTGATTCGAGCCAAGTTGGGGGAAATAAAGTTAGCTACAAAAGCTGAAAAGAACGGGAACATGACGAAAAAGACGATAATCGTCCCCGACCCAGATTTTCATGATTTTGATACATATAGAACAGAGGAAGTATTTAAGGCAAAACAAATATGGGCGATTTATGACGAAGAAGACGAGATGCCTCGTATTTACTGTTTGATTCGTGAAATTCTTTCTGTCAAACCGTTTCGGGTTTATATCAGCTACCTAAATTCAAAAACCGACACTGAATTTGGTACTGTGAAGTGGATTGAATCCGGATTTACTAAATCTTGTGGAAGTTTTAGGGTTTTTCACTCGGATGTTGTTGACCAAATCAACATATTTTCTCATCTTTTGGGTCGAGATAAGGTTGGTAGAGGTGGTTGTGTTAGGATATACCCGAAAACAGGCGATATTTGGGCTGTGTACAAAAATTGGTCAGAAAAATGGAACCGAAAAACACCAAAAGAAGTGATTCATCAGTACGAAATGGTGGAGGTTGTCGATAATTATTCTGAAGAACATGGGGTCCGTGTAGCTTCGTTGGTCAAGTTAGACTGGTACAAGACGGTTTACAAAAGGAACCCGGATGAGCATGCGGTTCGGTGGATTTCGAGGGGAGAAATGTTGCGGTTTTCGCACCAGGTACCATCTTGGTTGTTAAACGGTCAAGGCGTTAACTTGCCAGATGGGTGTTGGGATCTTGACCCTGCGGCTACACCCGAAGAGCTTCTTCGTGCGACGGTTAACGAAGAATCTTAA